A genomic stretch from Empedobacter stercoris includes:
- the radA gene encoding DNA repair protein RadA, with translation MAKTKTTYFCQNCGTQTSQWMGQCKSCGEWNTIVEEIVDKGEEKKSWKDKSDKKEKTFALNIREINPLGEIRISTKNQELDRVLGGGIVPGSVILVGGEPGVGKSTLMLQVALKLDTIKILYVSGEESVSQVKLRAERIGIESDQCFILPETNTQKIFAHAKEIQPQLIVVDSVQTLQTPHVESSPGSISQIRETTFELIQYAKETNTPIILIGHITKEGVIAGPKILEHMVDVVLQFEGDRNHIYRILRANKNRFGSTAEIGIYEMQGAGLREVTNPSEVLITKKDELLSGNAIAATLEGVRPMLIEIQALVSTAVYGTPQRTATGFDAKRLNMLLAVLEKRAGFRLNMKDVFLNITGGIRVDDPAIDLAVIAAILSSSEDSAVPDNCCFAGEVGLSGEIRAVNRVEQRITEAEKLGFDVIFVSKYNKIKDTDFGIRIVRISKVEDLYRMLFQ, from the coding sequence ATGGCTAAAACAAAAACTACCTATTTCTGTCAAAACTGTGGCACGCAAACCTCACAATGGATGGGACAATGCAAAAGTTGTGGTGAATGGAATACCATTGTTGAAGAAATTGTTGACAAAGGCGAAGAAAAAAAATCGTGGAAAGATAAATCGGATAAAAAAGAGAAAACTTTTGCACTAAATATTCGAGAAATTAATCCGTTGGGAGAAATCCGTATTTCGACTAAAAACCAAGAATTAGACCGAGTTTTAGGAGGCGGAATTGTACCAGGATCTGTGATTTTGGTTGGTGGAGAACCTGGTGTAGGAAAATCGACCTTAATGTTGCAAGTTGCCTTAAAGTTAGATACAATTAAAATTTTATATGTTTCTGGTGAGGAATCTGTTTCTCAGGTTAAGCTACGTGCCGAACGAATTGGAATAGAATCCGATCAATGTTTTATTTTACCCGAAACAAATACGCAAAAAATATTTGCTCACGCCAAAGAAATTCAACCTCAATTAATTGTTGTCGATTCAGTTCAAACATTACAAACACCTCATGTAGAATCATCTCCAGGAAGTATTTCGCAAATTCGAGAAACCACTTTTGAGCTCATCCAATATGCGAAAGAGACCAACACGCCGATTATTTTGATTGGTCATATCACCAAAGAAGGCGTAATTGCTGGACCAAAAATTTTAGAACACATGGTTGATGTTGTTCTTCAATTTGAAGGCGATCGTAATCATATTTATAGAATTCTTAGAGCAAATAAAAATCGTTTTGGTTCGACTGCAGAAATCGGAATTTACGAGATGCAAGGTGCCGGTTTGCGCGAAGTCACAAATCCATCTGAAGTGTTGATTACAAAAAAAGATGAATTACTTAGTGGTAATGCAATTGCAGCAACTTTAGAAGGCGTTCGTCCTATGTTAATCGAAATTCAAGCATTGGTTTCGACAGCTGTTTATGGAACGCCACAACGGACTGCTACTGGTTTTGACGCGAAGCGATTGAACATGTTGTTGGCTGTTTTGGAAAAGCGCGCTGGTTTTCGATTGAATATGAAAGATGTTTTCTTGAATATTACAGGAGGAATTCGTGTAGACGACCCTGCAATTGACTTGGCTGTTATCGCTGCAATTCTTTCTTCGAGCGAAGATTCTGCCGTTCCTGATAACTGTTGTTTTGCTGGCGAAGTTGGTTTGAGCGGCGAAATAAGGGCTGTAAATCGTGTAGAACAGCGTATTACGGAAGCGGAAAAATTAGGATTTGATGTTATATTTGTTTCAAAGTACAACAAAATAAAAGATACAGATTTTGGAATCAGAATTGTCCGAATTTCAAAAGTCGAAGATCTTTACCGTATGTTGTTTCAATAA
- a CDS encoding DUF2752 domain-containing protein, protein MKKRILVYGLATVLPILGIAYFYGYYNNQSPFTIKCMFHAITGLWCPGCGGQRAFYLLTHGHILQSLRYNLLLPFALYICIRFYYSIIGTIFLAEPLSSKFHFSTSFARNFLLFLLIYSILRNIPLSPFIYLAPEG, encoded by the coding sequence ATGAAAAAGCGGATTTTAGTTTATGGATTAGCAACCGTATTGCCAATTTTGGGAATCGCTTATTTTTACGGTTATTACAACAACCAAAGTCCGTTTACGATAAAATGTATGTTTCATGCAATAACTGGCTTATGGTGTCCTGGTTGTGGTGGTCAACGCGCTTTTTATTTATTAACACACGGCCATATTTTACAATCGTTGCGATATAATTTGCTACTCCCCTTTGCGCTATATATTTGCATACGTTTTTATTATTCTATTATCGGAACTATATTTTTAGCGGAACCTTTATCGAGTAAGTTTCATTTTTCAACAAGTTTCGCGCGAAACTTTCTACTCTTTTTATTAATTTATTCGATTTTAAGAAATATTCCTCTTTCACCGTTTATCTATTTAGCACCAGAAGGTTAA
- a CDS encoding Ig-like domain-containing protein, with product MNKTTRFSLLMLTILTVISCARQGSPTGGPKDETPPVFLKAAPDTLATNVDVNLQEATINFDEYIILKEYSKNVVISPSFQIPPIVTPQALAKKNISIKFQEPLLPNTTYSFNFGDAVQDFNENNKLSNFQYVFSTGSFIDSLKVTGHVNSSYDFKLPEKILVGLYKVDSAYTDSVVLQKKPYYIARANDKGAYQLNYLASGKYKLIAFEDKVENVMYDYGKERLAFHNEAIELNSNQAINLNLFNQKPAYRKPEASFKQEGLIVFKTTGATEDVTITPVGKEFKSAYIEKFPKQDSINFWFNPKVDTISGRSAKLKFNVQHKDQIDSISALYSKSNVERKLEFKALNDQKLAPNKTFKIQANAPIKSLDLTKIHVFKDTVSIPFNVSIDTINAQNLNFVFDKNLDEKFEVNIYPNALTDVLGEKNDTLAYPIKMGTRGDFGHLKLTLQNTPSKPFILQFLKADQNFTVLEEIYNPANKNYFEFNFIEPGEYLFRLLVDENANGKWDTGDYLSGKQPEPIYLYPEPIKVRAMWEATETWVLGEVNQAVSLPNDEVDSDKNRIRRGELKEGEERSATQSDQKKLEE from the coding sequence ATGAATAAGACGACACGTTTTTCGCTTTTGATGTTAACTATTTTGACGGTTATTTCTTGTGCAAGACAGGGTTCGCCAACTGGTGGACCTAAAGATGAAACACCACCAGTTTTCCTAAAAGCTGCTCCAGACACGTTGGCAACGAATGTAGATGTCAATTTGCAAGAAGCAACAATCAACTTTGATGAGTATATTATCTTGAAGGAATACAGCAAAAATGTGGTAATTTCTCCTTCGTTTCAGATACCGCCAATTGTAACGCCTCAAGCATTAGCAAAGAAAAATATTTCAATAAAATTTCAAGAACCACTTTTGCCAAATACAACCTATAGTTTCAATTTTGGTGATGCAGTTCAAGATTTTAATGAGAACAATAAGTTGTCAAATTTTCAATATGTTTTTTCGACAGGTAGTTTTATCGATTCGTTAAAAGTAACGGGACATGTAAATTCGTCTTATGATTTTAAATTACCAGAGAAGATATTGGTCGGGCTATATAAAGTAGACAGTGCATATACCGATAGTGTGGTGTTGCAAAAGAAACCATATTATATTGCAAGAGCAAATGATAAAGGTGCATATCAGTTAAATTATTTGGCTTCAGGGAAATATAAACTGATTGCATTCGAAGATAAAGTAGAAAATGTAATGTATGATTATGGTAAAGAACGTTTAGCTTTTCATAATGAAGCGATAGAATTGAATTCGAATCAGGCAATAAACTTGAATTTATTCAATCAAAAACCAGCATATCGTAAGCCAGAAGCAAGTTTCAAACAAGAAGGTTTGATTGTGTTTAAAACAACTGGAGCAACAGAAGATGTAACGATTACACCTGTAGGGAAAGAATTTAAATCGGCTTACATTGAGAAATTTCCAAAGCAAGATTCGATTAACTTTTGGTTTAATCCAAAGGTGGACACCATATCAGGGCGAAGCGCAAAATTAAAATTTAATGTGCAACATAAGGATCAAATTGATTCGATTAGTGCATTGTATTCAAAATCGAATGTTGAACGTAAATTAGAGTTTAAAGCGTTAAATGATCAAAAATTAGCACCGAATAAAACGTTTAAAATCCAAGCTAATGCACCTATTAAATCGTTAGATTTAACTAAAATTCACGTATTCAAGGATACAGTTTCAATACCATTCAACGTTTCGATTGATACGATTAATGCACAAAATTTAAACTTTGTTTTTGATAAAAATTTAGATGAAAAGTTTGAGGTAAATATCTATCCCAATGCGTTAACGGATGTTTTAGGAGAAAAGAATGATACATTGGCATATCCAATAAAAATGGGAACGCGTGGTGATTTTGGGCATTTGAAATTAACGCTTCAGAATACGCCTTCAAAACCATTTATTTTGCAATTCCTGAAAGCAGATCAAAACTTTACAGTTTTAGAAGAGATTTATAATCCAGCGAATAAAAATTATTTTGAGTTTAATTTTATAGAACCAGGCGAATATTTGTTCCGATTGTTGGTAGATGAAAATGCAAATGGAAAATGGGATACAGGTGATTATTTATCAGGTAAACAACCTGAACCAATTTATTTGTATCCAGAACCAATTAAAGTACGAGCAATGTGGGAGGCTACTGAAACTTGGGTTTTAGGAGAAGTGAACCAAGCTGTTTCGTTACCAAATGATGAGGTAGATTCGGATAAAAATAGAATACGTCGAGGAGAGTTAAAAGAAGGTGAGGAGCGTAGCGCTACACAATCAGATCAAAAAAAATTAGAGGAATAA
- a CDS encoding ComF family protein yields the protein MEIKTIVNSLVDLFFPMRCLDCQEVIQPSQFLCVSCSTNLAFTHWQFDQNNIAYSKLRNICEVENVVALLEFKHHNTTQTILHEMKYRNRPQIGIDLAQLIKFDLSDYDGIIPIPLHPKRLKKRGYNQVEYFARTLAENNQINYFSDGLIRVKYHSSQVNEDKQHRLNNLKNAFEINPNLKPGHYILIDDVLTTGATIASAVKQFNFSENFKISVITIACA from the coding sequence ATGGAAATCAAAACAATCGTAAATTCTTTGGTTGATTTATTTTTTCCGATGCGTTGTTTGGATTGTCAAGAGGTGATTCAACCTTCGCAGTTTCTGTGCGTTTCATGCTCAACCAATCTCGCATTTACCCATTGGCAATTTGATCAAAACAATATAGCTTATTCTAAATTACGAAATATATGCGAGGTAGAAAATGTTGTTGCTTTGTTAGAATTTAAACATCACAATACAACGCAAACAATTTTGCATGAAATGAAATATAGAAATCGTCCACAAATAGGAATTGATTTAGCACAGTTAATCAAATTTGATTTGAGTGATTATGACGGAATTATTCCGATTCCATTACATCCAAAACGATTGAAAAAAAGAGGGTATAACCAAGTTGAATATTTTGCACGAACATTGGCTGAAAATAATCAAATCAATTACTTTTCGGATGGATTAATTCGAGTTAAATATCATTCATCTCAAGTAAATGAAGATAAACAACATCGGTTAAATAACTTGAAAAATGCGTTTGAAATTAATCCAAATCTAAAACCTGGACATTATATTTTGATTGATGATGTACTAACAACAGGTGCTACTATTGCCTCGGCAGTTAAACAGTTTAATTTTTCAGAAAATTTTAAGATAAGTGTAATCACCATTGCTTGTGCATAA
- a CDS encoding 6-pyruvoyl trahydropterin synthase family protein, producing the protein MKIIRLTKAFTFETAHALHGYDGKCKNIHGHSYKLFVTVKGVPSEDINDVKLGMVMDFGDLKKIVNKEIVDLFDHVILLNENSPHKSLGEKLLAEGHNVVFTNYQPSAENMILWIVDRIKPLLPNNIDLVALKLHETDNSYAEWLAEDNQ; encoded by the coding sequence ATGAAAATCATTCGACTTACAAAAGCTTTTACGTTCGAAACTGCACATGCATTGCATGGTTATGACGGAAAGTGTAAAAATATACATGGACATTCGTACAAATTATTTGTTACTGTAAAAGGTGTTCCTTCTGAGGATATCAACGATGTGAAACTTGGAATGGTGATGGATTTTGGAGATTTGAAGAAAATTGTCAACAAAGAAATTGTTGATCTTTTTGATCATGTTATTCTATTGAACGAAAATTCTCCTCACAAATCTTTGGGTGAAAAATTATTAGCCGAAGGGCATAATGTTGTATTTACAAATTATCAACCATCTGCAGAAAATATGATTTTGTGGATTGTGGATAGAATAAAGCCTCTTTTACCAAATAATATTGATTTGGTTGCGCTAAAATTACATGAAACAGATAATTCTTATGCAGAATGGTTAGCGGAGGACAACCAATAA
- a CDS encoding UDP-2,3-diacylglucosamine diphosphatase: MVSGGQPINIQLEAGKKAYFSSDHHFGAPNEKDSLVREKLFVKWLDEIKDDCGVLFLIGDLFDFWFEYKHVVPKGFVRVLGKLAELSDRGIPIYFFVGNHDLWMKDYLQEQINAIVFRDKQDFIINNKEFFIVHGDGKGPGDKGYKRMKKVFTNKVCQFLFYLLHPDLAMWLGITASRKNKMISGDEDVNFLGIDNEWLILYSRKQLHRKYYDYLVYGHRHLPMEIAIGKARHINLGDWINYFTYGVFDGNEFELKTYFRNQGEESRDSIIKIID, translated from the coding sequence ATGGTTAGCGGAGGACAACCAATAAACATTCAATTAGAAGCTGGTAAAAAGGCCTATTTTTCTTCGGATCATCATTTTGGTGCTCCGAATGAAAAAGATAGTTTGGTACGCGAAAAATTGTTTGTAAAATGGCTTGATGAAATAAAAGACGATTGTGGTGTTTTATTTTTGATTGGTGATTTATTTGATTTTTGGTTCGAATATAAACATGTTGTTCCGAAAGGATTTGTTCGTGTTTTAGGAAAATTAGCCGAACTATCTGATCGTGGAATTCCAATTTATTTTTTTGTTGGTAATCATGATTTATGGATGAAAGATTATCTGCAAGAACAAATCAATGCAATCGTTTTTCGAGATAAACAAGATTTTATCATCAACAACAAAGAGTTTTTTATTGTTCATGGCGATGGAAAAGGTCCTGGAGATAAAGGTTACAAACGCATGAAAAAAGTGTTTACCAACAAAGTTTGTCAATTTCTTTTTTACTTACTTCATCCCGATTTAGCTATGTGGTTAGGAATTACAGCTTCGCGAAAAAACAAAATGATTTCGGGCGATGAAGATGTCAATTTTCTTGGTATTGATAACGAATGGTTGATCTTATACAGTCGCAAACAATTGCATCGAAAATACTACGATTACCTTGTCTATGGACATCGACATTTACCAATGGAAATTGCGATAGGTAAAGCACGTCACATCAATCTTGGAGATTGGATTAACTATTTTACCTATGGTGTTTTTGATGGAAATGAATTCGAATTAAAAACTTACTTCCGTAATCAAGGAGAAGAATCTCGGGATTCGATCATAAAAATTATAGATTAA
- a CDS encoding DUF6427 family protein produces MLVNLLDKRNFFIQIFIIVLFTLLGAANFNSIDLSNLEKLGVFLTILTIAFVGYTDNTNDLISTSSYPTFIYILWLMPFIGGLSDYRIAGSLLLVTYITVQLLYFESEKNDTYNTFDIGVFMSFAILLNPPLIFLGIAIFAYFLTLRVVEPKIPILGFLGFILPVLIVAQVSFLLDYYFMYDFYKEQLMFTMVHFELKQLFLIPVAIVLIYSIVNHFKNINKLTAQKKRIFLLIHFMFLVIFITYILYGGNNDTYLAFLGFSIMLMLTRYFTESKPKIEWLKEAYLWIFMICLLIYNFYDRIPRFFSLITEVSF; encoded by the coding sequence ATGTTGGTTAATCTACTTGACAAAAGGAATTTTTTTATACAGATTTTTATCATTGTACTGTTTACATTGCTTGGAGCAGCGAATTTTAACAGTATTGATCTGAGTAATTTAGAAAAATTGGGCGTATTTCTAACGATTTTAACAATTGCTTTTGTAGGTTATACCGATAATACAAACGATTTAATTAGTACGTCATCATATCCAACGTTTATTTATATTTTATGGCTAATGCCTTTTATAGGCGGATTGTCAGACTATCGTATTGCAGGAAGTTTATTGCTTGTTACCTATATTACAGTACAATTGTTGTACTTCGAATCCGAAAAAAATGATACATATAATACGTTTGATATAGGTGTGTTTATGAGCTTTGCAATTTTACTCAATCCTCCACTTATATTTTTAGGAATAGCTATTTTCGCTTATTTCTTGACGCTAAGAGTGGTAGAACCTAAGATTCCTATTCTTGGATTTTTAGGATTTATTCTTCCAGTATTAATTGTAGCACAAGTAAGTTTTCTTTTAGATTATTACTTTATGTACGATTTTTATAAAGAACAATTAATGTTTACAATGGTACATTTCGAATTGAAACAATTGTTTTTAATTCCAGTTGCAATTGTCTTAATTTACTCTATTGTTAATCATTTCAAGAATATTAATAAGCTGACAGCTCAAAAGAAAAGAATCTTTTTGTTGATCCACTTTATGTTTCTCGTCATTTTTATCACTTATATTCTTTACGGAGGAAATAATGATACTTATCTTGCTTTTTTAGGATTTAGTATTATGCTAATGTTGACCAGATATTTTACCGAAAGCAAACCGAAAATAGAGTGGCTAAAAGAAGCTTATCTATGGATTTTTATGATTTGCTTGTTAATCTATAATTTTTATGATCGAATCCCGAGATTCTTCTCCTTGATTACGGAAGTAAGTTTTTAA
- a CDS encoding exopolysaccharide biosynthesis polyprenyl glycosylphosphotransferase has protein sequence MFYKNKFFGRKVFLYLFDFFILSFLFYNFIRLQYDYFYTIDLVHLPNFYAIVDAHYKAYTLTIVSWFIIADYVKLYSIKRVNYLRELIKKVISQSFLFFVIVFTISGLKTESLLSNKLVILLTFIILFYLLITRILMFYLFRKKYEKGEDLKNILIVGENLNSMRLKNILDDRKHFGLNAIESNGLDLKEIIKLINQYDIKEVFISQSGIQDYHFENKILAYCENNHIEVSYVPNSLNNDLISLEVNYIDTLPIFKLKKYPLEQTNSQILKSLFDIIFSSLVCVFILSWLFPIIALLIKLDSKGSVIFKQKRRGLNGKEFDCYKFRTMRNDGTNSIKATVVNDNRITRIGHFLRKTSLDEFPQFINVLKGDMSIVGPRPHMISQDIYYSEIIRKYNLRNYVKPGITGLSQVKGFRGAIDCDKDMEDRIRTDIFYVRNWSLLLDIQIIYQTVVLVFKGDENAI, from the coding sequence ATGTTTTACAAAAATAAGTTCTTTGGAAGAAAGGTTTTTTTATATTTATTTGATTTTTTTATATTATCATTTTTATTTTATAATTTCATTAGATTACAATATGATTATTTTTACACGATAGATTTAGTTCATTTACCTAACTTTTATGCAATTGTTGATGCCCATTATAAAGCATACACACTTACAATTGTTTCTTGGTTTATTATTGCTGATTATGTTAAACTATATTCGATAAAGAGAGTAAATTATTTAAGAGAATTAATAAAAAAAGTTATTTCTCAAAGTTTTCTTTTTTTTGTTATTGTTTTTACCATTTCTGGATTAAAGACCGAAAGTCTATTATCTAATAAATTGGTAATACTTCTTACTTTTATAATTCTATTTTATCTACTCATAACTCGTATTTTAATGTTTTATCTATTCAGAAAAAAATATGAAAAGGGTGAAGATTTAAAAAATATTTTGATTGTCGGAGAAAACTTAAATTCGATGCGTTTAAAAAATATTTTAGATGATAGAAAACATTTTGGATTAAATGCTATTGAAAGTAATGGATTAGATTTAAAAGAAATAATAAAACTGATAAATCAATATGATATAAAAGAAGTTTTTATTTCCCAATCAGGCATTCAAGATTATCATTTTGAAAATAAAATACTAGCCTATTGTGAAAATAACCATATTGAAGTAAGTTATGTACCAAATTCTTTAAACAATGATTTAATAAGTTTAGAGGTTAATTACATTGATACATTACCTATTTTCAAATTAAAAAAATACCCATTAGAGCAAACAAATAGTCAAATACTAAAATCATTATTTGATATTATTTTTTCATCTTTAGTTTGTGTATTTATATTAAGTTGGTTGTTTCCAATTATAGCTTTATTAATTAAACTAGATTCTAAAGGATCTGTCATTTTCAAGCAGAAAAGAAGAGGGCTTAATGGTAAAGAATTTGATTGTTATAAGTTTAGAACAATGCGTAATGATGGAACAAATTCTATTAAAGCTACTGTTGTTAATGATAATAGAATTACTAGAATAGGTCATTTTCTAAGAAAAACAAGTCTTGATGAATTTCCTCAATTTATAAATGTTCTCAAAGGAGATATGTCTATAGTTGGGCCTAGACCTCATATGATATCACAGGACATATATTATAGTGAAATAATAAGAAAATATAATCTTAGAAATTATGTGAAACCTGGAATTACGGGTTTATCTCAAGTAAAAGGGTTTAGAGGAGCTATAGATTGTGATAAGGATATGGAAGATCGTATTCGAACAGATATTTTTTATGTACGAAATTGGTCTTTATTATTAGATATTCAAATCATTTACCAAACAGTAGTACTTGTTTTCAAAGGTGACGAAAACGCAATATAA
- a CDS encoding glycosyltransferase, protein MKILHIIEALGGGVHTYFKDLSYFFSQKEVLNDYETIIVYNDKRDEIVPEKIKEDFGDKVKLIKVDMVKNLNPIKDLISTYELAKVIRKVNPDVIHLHSSKASVIGRWASFVSFKKHKLFYTPHGYSFLRKDISSSKQNLYRIIEKYTQSIFGGTTIACGDTEYEIAKKLGKATLVRNGINLKKVERNYIAINNSQLTLGLVGRISEQKNPKLFNQIAFHFPQYKFIWIGDGELRHEITAPNIEVTGWFFNSIEVYKHLNRIDVILQTSLWEGLPIALLEGLAFHKPIVATDVIGNKDIVDHRINGYLFTKIEELDEYFTLLEQAEAREKMGKNAYLSCKNKFDSQKNFYDLINIYEN, encoded by the coding sequence TTGAAAATCTTACATATCATAGAAGCCTTAGGTGGTGGAGTTCATACCTATTTTAAAGATCTTAGTTATTTTTTTAGTCAAAAAGAAGTATTAAACGATTATGAAACTATTATTGTTTATAATGACAAACGAGATGAAATTGTACCAGAAAAAATTAAGGAGGATTTTGGAGATAAGGTTAAATTAATAAAAGTGGACATGGTTAAAAACCTAAATCCTATAAAAGATCTTATTTCAACTTATGAATTAGCCAAAGTTATACGAAAAGTTAATCCTGATGTCATCCATTTACACTCTTCTAAAGCAAGTGTAATAGGTCGTTGGGCAAGTTTTGTTTCTTTCAAAAAACATAAGCTATTCTACACTCCTCATGGTTATTCTTTCCTACGTAAAGATATTTCTTCTTCCAAACAAAATTTATATCGAATAATTGAAAAATATACACAATCTATTTTTGGAGGAACTACAATTGCTTGCGGCGACACAGAATATGAAATAGCTAAAAAATTGGGAAAAGCGACTTTAGTTCGTAATGGGATAAATTTGAAAAAAGTTGAGCGTAATTACATCGCTATTAATAATAGCCAACTTACATTAGGATTAGTTGGACGTATATCTGAACAAAAAAACCCAAAACTATTTAATCAAATAGCTTTTCATTTTCCACAATACAAATTTATTTGGATTGGAGATGGAGAATTAAGACATGAAATTACTGCACCAAATATTGAGGTCACAGGATGGTTTTTTAATTCGATTGAGGTGTATAAACACCTCAATCGAATTGATGTAATATTACAAACTTCTCTTTGGGAAGGTTTACCAATTGCTTTATTAGAAGGACTCGCATTCCACAAACCTATTGTAGCTACCGATGTGATAGGAAACAAAGATATTGTAGATCATCGGATTAATGGTTATTTATTCACAAAAATAGAGGAACTAGATGAATATTTCACTCTCTTAGAGCAAGCTGAAGCAAGGGAAAAAATGGGAAAAAATGCATACCTAAGTTGTAAAAATAAGTTTGACAGTCAAAAAAATTTCTACGATTTAATTAATATTTATGAAAATTAG